Genomic segment of Maricaulis maris:
AAAATCCGGGCCGGCGTGCCGGCATTGCGGCGGTCTCTCAGTTCGGTCACGCTCATCATTCTCCCTTTCGCAGCGGGGGTTAGCATGAATTGCTGGACGTGTCGTCCGGCAGACGCCAAACTCGCTTCATGCCTGAGAGCTCGCGCAAATTCCTGGTTGTTGCCGATGACAGTTCCGAGTGTCGGACTGCGCTCTATTTTGCCGCGCGGCGGGCCCAGGCTACCGGGGCCCATGTCGCCATCCTCGCAACGCATGAGCCGGGTGATTTCAGCCATTGGATCGGCGTCGCCGAGACCGCCAAGCGGGAAGCGGAGACCGCGGCTGAGACGCTGCTCGAGTCGATGGCCGAAGATGCCGAGGCCATCACAGGCGAGCGTCCGGAGCTGCTTCTGCGTGAGGGCGACCGGCGGACGGTCCTGTCTGAATTGCTGGAAGAGGATCCGCTGATTTCGCTGCTGGTCCTGGCCACGTCGGCGAATGGCGATGGGCCGGGCCCGATGGTCACCGCTCTGGCCCGCGGGAAGGGTCTGTTTTCGGGGCGTGCCGTCCCGGTCACGGTCGTGCCGGGCGATATGGATACCGCCGAGATCGACGCCCTCGTCTGATATCCTCACGCCAAGTATGGTTGAATGCGGGCCGAAAGAGCGCCAAGTGACAGTCAGGAGGCCCTGCCATGTTTATCCAGACTGAAGCCACGCCGAATCCAAACACGCTGAAATTCCTCCCGGGTCGCGAGATCGCGCCGGACGGGCCGCGCGAGTTCGAGAGTGAGGAGGATGCCGCGGACGCTCCGCTGGCGGCTGACCTTTTCCTCGTCGATGGTGTGAGCGGTGTGTTCTTCGGAGAAGACTTCATCGCCGTCACCAAAACCGACGCTTATGAGTGGGATCATATCAAACCCTTCCTGCTCGGAGCGATCATGGACGGCCTGCAATCGGGTCGGCCCTTGATGGGCGCTGCCCAGAGCGAGAGTGGTCACGCCAATTACGCCGGAGAGGATGAGGGCCTGGTCAAGGAGATCATCGAGTTGATCGATACCCGGGTCCGCCCGGCTGTTGCCCAGGATGGTGGAGATATCCTCTTCCACTCCTACCTTGCTGACAGCGGCATTGTGCGTCTGAAAATGCGTGGCGCCTGCGCCGGCTGCCCATCCTCGACGATGACGCTCAAGTCCGGAATCGAGAACCTGCTCAAGCACTACATCCCGGAAATCCAGTCGGTCGAAGCGGTCGAGTAACCCTTCCGCCGGCCAAGCCGCGCGGAAGCTTCGACCTGACGGTGATTATCCGCTAAATGGCTCGCATGACCTTGCTGGCGATAGATACCACCGGTGAACACTGCACCGCAGCGCTCCGCCTTGCGGACGGACGCGACTTCGTTCGCAGCGAGT
This window contains:
- a CDS encoding universal stress protein, encoding MPESSRKFLVVADDSSECRTALYFAARRAQATGAHVAILATHEPGDFSHWIGVAETAKREAETAAETLLESMAEDAEAITGERPELLLREGDRRTVLSELLEEDPLISLLVLATSANGDGPGPMVTALARGKGLFSGRAVPVTVVPGDMDTAEIDALV
- a CDS encoding NifU family protein; the protein is MFIQTEATPNPNTLKFLPGREIAPDGPREFESEEDAADAPLAADLFLVDGVSGVFFGEDFIAVTKTDAYEWDHIKPFLLGAIMDGLQSGRPLMGAAQSESGHANYAGEDEGLVKEIIELIDTRVRPAVAQDGGDILFHSYLADSGIVRLKMRGACAGCPSSTMTLKSGIENLLKHYIPEIQSVEAVE